The Thermoanaerobaculia bacterium DNA segment CGCGCCGAAAGGCGATCAGGGCGCCCGAGAGAGACGACGAAACGAACGGCTCCGTCGCCTGCCAGTGGCGGCGGGCATGCCGGCGCCACGCCTTCCGCGCCGCGCCCGAGAGCAGGGGCGCCGCGGGAAAGCGGCGCGCCAGGGCGGCGCGCAGCTCCGCAGGGACAGATCTCGCCTCGGTCGGCGGCAGGAAGACCCGCTGGTCGTGGTCCCAGTAGAACTGCGGCCCTGCCGCCGCGGTACCGCGTTCGAGCTCGGCGTGGAGGCTCGCGAGACATCCGGGGGCGACCAGGACATCTGGATTCATCGCGATGATGCGCGCGGCGGAGGTGCCTTCGACCCCGCAGCGCACGCCGCCGGCGTAGCCCAGGTTCGCTCCCGGATCGATCCGCCGCAACGGCAGCTCGTCCCAGGCCGAGCGGTCCGCCGGCTCGCTGCCATTGTCCACGACCACGATCTCGGCGCGCAGCCCGGAGATCTCGAGGTCCCTGCGCAGGGCCCGCACGGCCTCGGTGAGGAGCTCCGGGGTGCGGTAGTGCACCAGGATGATCGCGAGGTCGCTCACGCGGAGGCCCGTTCTGCGCCTGCCGCCCAGGCGAGGGCCCGCTCGACCTCCACCGCGACACCCGCGGGTGAGAATCGCCGCGCCGCTGCGATGCCCTTGCGCCGTTGTGCGCGCCAGGCGGCCGGCGAGTCGAGGAGCGACTGCGCTCCCGCCGCGAAGGCACCGGCGTCGCCGGGCTCGACGAGCACCGCGCCGCCTTGCGCGGTCAGGAACTCGACGCCCGCAAGACGCGACGCCACGACCGGAACGCCGAGCTGCATCGCTTCGAGGAGCGGCAGACCGAGACCCTCGCCGGGGAGCGACGTGAAGAGCAGCAGGTCGCAGCCGGCCAGAGCTCGCAGGGCTTCGCCCGGGGCGACGGCCGTGAGATAGCGATCCGCCTGACCGAGCTCGCGCTCGGCTTCCGAACAGGGCAGGGCGGAGATCCGCAAGAGCCGCGCGGAGCGACCGGCGAGCCCGCCGAACGCTTCGAGGCCGGTGCGAATCCCCTTCACTTCCGCCTCGAAGATGCCGCAGAGTGCAACCCAGGGGAGGCGGCGCGGACCGAAGCGCAACGGGCGGCGCACTGTGAGATCGGCCGGCGCCGGCGCCAGCCGGGACTCGCGCCCGAACTGTTCCGCGAGCCGCCGGCCGAGGTGCGGCGCCACCACCAACGCGGGGAGCGGCCGGCGGTAGGCTTCGCGGATCGCCTCGCGCTGTGGCGCGAGGTGGACCAGGTCCTCCTCGAACCCCTGGCAGAAGTGCGCGACCGGTCCGGCCTGAAGCGCATCGGCCCGCGCCAGGGTCGTCCAAAAGGTGGCGACGATCAGATCCTGCGACGGCAGTCGCGCCTCTGGCTGCGAGAGGTCGAGGTAGCGCAGGGCTGGCCGGCTCCGGGAAGCGAACCAGGGGGCGAGCCAGGCCGGCCGCGGACCCTCCGCCGCGACCGTCAGCTGGTGGCCGCGATCGGCGAGGAGCCTGGCCTGCTGGGCGACGACCTTGGTCCCTCCGCCGAGCTCGGGCCGGTCCAGTAGATAGGTCACCCGCATCGGATCGCTTCCGGGGCGGCGAGCTAGAGCTCGTCCGCGAACGCCGGCCGCAGCCGGCGGAAGAGCGCCCAGCCCGTCCCGAGCACGGCGAGCGCGATCCCGACGAGGGCAAAGGCGGCGCTCGCCTCCGGTGGCGCGCTGCCGAGGAGCACCGTCCGAAAGGCCTGGACGGTGGTCGCCATCGGATTGAGCGCAATCCAGGGGCGCAGGCTCTCCGGCACGAGGGTGAAGGGATAGACGATCGGGGTGAGATAGAACCAGGCCTGCATGCCGATGCCGATCGCCTGCGAGACGTCGCGGAAGAAGACCTGCAGGGCGGCCGCGGCCCAACCGAGCCCCAGCGCGAGGCAGATCTGCGCCGCGAGGCCGAAGAGCAGCCAGGGCAGGCGCCCCCAGGCGGGCTCCCCGGCGACCGCCTGCCAGACGGCGAAGATGGCGAGCGCGACGAACTGATGCACCAGCGCCGAAATCACGTTCGACACCACCAGCAGCTCGCTCGGGAAGCGCAGCTTCCGTACCAGGCCGGAATGGTCCACGACGGCGGTCGAGGCCCGCTGGACGGCCTCGGCGAAGCCCAGCCAGGGAACCAGGCCGGAGAAGAGAAAGACCGGGAAACTGGCCGTCCGCTCGCCGACGATCGGGACCTTCAGAATGACCGAAAAGACCACCCAGAGGAGGGCCAGCTGCCAGAGCGGGTGGACGAAAGCCCACAAAAAGCCGAACAACGAGCCGCGGTAACGGCTCTGCAGGTCGCGGCGGACCAGCTCTTTGAGGAGGAAACCGTGATGCATTCGGGTCCCGGCGCCCTGGCGGGCAGCGGCTCATGGCATCTTGACATGGAACCTCGCCCCTGCCTACTATGCGTAAGTCTAGGACACCGACTATGGGACAACTACCAGAGATCCGCCAGGTCCAGCTCGTCGGGATGAAGATCCGTCAGCTCCGCAAGGAGCGGCATCTCACCCAGACGGAGCTCTCCGCGAAGCTGGGAATTCAGCAGTCCGACCTCTCGCGCATGGAAAAAGGCGAGTATCGGGTGAGTCTGGATACCCTCTTCAAGGTGCTCGCCGAGTTCCGCATCGGCGTCGGCGAGTTCTTCGAAGATGTCTCGCGGGAAACCGTCTCGCCGCGCGATCTGCGCCTGCTGAACGATTTCCACGCTCTCGATCCCACCGCGCAGGAGGAGATCGAAGGCTACATCCACGAGCGCAAGCGGCCGGTTCGCAGCGCTCGCCGCGAACCGGTGCTCCTGAGCTAGGGACGCCGGGCGTGATCCGAAACGCAGCAGAGTTCCAGGCGGCCCGCGGCCGCTGGACGGAGGCCGTCGAAGCCGGGCGCCTGGACGAAGCGCTGGCGCTCGTCGAAGAGGCCTTGGCGTGGGCCGAGGTCGATGGCGACGAGCTGCTCCTCGACCGCGCGGTCTGCAACCGGGCGGCAATCGCCCTCGAGCTCGGCAGCGGGGCGGTGCACATCGCGTCGCTGCGCGCCCTGCTGATGCGCGCCGCGGACCCCGAAAACAGCTACCTCGCCGCCTACACCATCGCGCGTCACCACGAGCTTCAGAAGGAGCATCAGAAGGGTCTCTTCTACGCCCGGCTGGCGCGCGACCGCGCCGCCGCGCTCGACGAGAACCGGCAGGCTGCGAGCCTCAACTACATCGCGAACTTCCTCGTTGCCGAGAGCCGGTTCGAAGAGGCGATCGCCGCCTACGATGAGGCTCTCGCCCTGCTGCCGTCGATCGACTCGCTGCGCGGGGCGGTGATCGGCTACAACCTCGGCTACTGCAACGTGCTCACCGGCCGCAGCCGTGAGGGGCTGACGCTGCTCTACGCGAGCCTGCGTTCCCTGCTGCGCCGCGGCGCGCACGGTCACGCCATGAAAGCTCGACTCGATCTGGCCTTCGCCCTGCTCGAGACCGCGCACGCCCGCCCCGCCGGCCGCCATGCGGCACGCGCCCTGGCACTCGCCGAGAGCTTCGGGGACGCCGACGCGAAGAAGAACGCGCTCTACCTGCTCGGCGCGGCCGCGGTCGCGACCGGCGACCGGGTCGGCGCGCGCCGCCACTTCGAACGCCTGCAGCAGGGCTTCTACCCGGAAGCCGACTACCTTCCCGAGCTCCTGCTGCACGTCGACGTGCGCGAACTGGTCAACCTCAAGGCCTGATCCTGCGACCGATGAAGAACCTCCTCCGCGCCTTCGCTCTCTCGGCCCTCGTCGTCGCGACGCCGTCCTTCGCGACCGCGACGTCGACGCCGGTCGAGCTCGGCAGCGACGGCACGATCTACCGCCTCTGGACGGGGACCTTCGGCGAGCTTTTCGGCCCTGACAACGCTGCCGTCCCCGGCGATCGGCCGATTCTCGCCCTGGATATCGTCCCGTCCGGGCAGCCTCTCGTTCGTCATCTCGTCCCCGGCACCGAGGGCGCGGAGTCCGAAAGCTCTGCCGCGCTGCTTTTCGATCGCGCCTCCTCCTCGGTCCATATCGTCTGGAATTCGCGCACGGTCGCGAACCTGACGGTCTCGCGCCTTCACCTGCGCTCGCTCGCCTCCGAGGGCTGGACGGAGCTGATCGAGCTCTCCGGCGGCTCGCTGACCGACAAGTCGGCGCTGCGCCTGGCGCTCACCTCGGACGACTACGCAAAGCGCACCGACGGTGTCGAGACGCGTGTCGCGCGCCGGGTTCTGCATCTGGTCTGGGTCGAGACGGTGGCGGACGTCCCGCACGCCTACTACTCTCCCGTCGTCTTCGCCGACGGCAGATATCTCGGCTGGAACCCGGTCGTCGCGCTGGACGATCTCGCGACCCCGGACCCCAGCCTCGCGCCCGCGCCGCAGGTCTCGGTCGCGCTCCGCGCGGCGCCGACCCTCACCGCGACGCCCACCGGCAAAGTCTCGGCTTCGTTCGTCCACTCGCTGTCGCGGCATCTGGTCGCGGTGGACGTGCAGGCGCTCCCCGGCGAGCTCGGCGAGTTGGCGGAGTCCGCTCGCGGGCACATCGTCGAGCTGGCGGCGGTTCTCGGCAACGAAGACCGTACCGAGCTCGCCACCCTGGCGCGCGGCCACATCGTCGAACTGGCAGGCGACTTCCATCCCGCCGCCGCGGCCTACATCGGCGATCGGACCGGCGAGCTGCTGGCTTCGGCGGAAGCCTCGATCGACAGCACGGTACTCGGCGAGATGGCCCGCGGGCACATCGTCGAGCTCGGGCGGGAGATTCTCGCCAGCGGGCTGGCGAACCGCTGCGCCGAGGAGGAGCTCCTGCTCGAGATCCCGGCGCTCGACGCCACCGGTGGCGGAGCTCCTGGAGACCACGTCTTCAGCCACTTCTTCGCGATGCGTCGGGTGGCGCGCTGGGAGATCCCGTCCGACCTCGTCGCTCCGGATGCGCGGATCCTGGTCTCTCCCGATGGCATTCGCGCCACGATCGCCTGGACAGGCGAGGGGCACCTCTTCTATCGCGAAGTCGAGGCGGATGGCGAGTGGAGCCCGGTGCGGGACCTCGACTTCTCGCAGATCGCCGCCGCCGATGCCTGGGAAGCCGTAGCGCGTCGCGCTTCGGGCCTCTGATTCACCTGCCTCTTCGAATCTCCTGAGTCTCAGCTGTAGGGGCGAGGCATGCCTCGCCCGCTCAGGTTCGGCGAGTGCTAGATCTCGTCGAGCTCGAGCTGCCGCGCCGTCGGACGGGCGGGCAGGATCTGCGTTCCCTGCTCGTGCCAGGACGCCGCAATCGCCGCGCGACACTCCGGCGGAGCGATCACCAGCACCGAGCCGCCGCCGCCGGCGCCGCAGGCCTTGCCTCCCCAGGCGCCCAACTCCCGCGCCGTCTCGAGGAGCCGTGCGATCGCCGGCGTGGAGATCTCGGTGGAGAGCTGCCGACGCGCGGCCCACTCTTCGCCTACCAGTTCGCCCACCTTCGCCCAGTCCGCGGACAGCAGCGCTGCCGGCAGGCGACTGGCGACGCCGGCGATGTCGCCCAAGAGCCCGACGATGACCGGATCGGCTTCGAGCCGCCGGCGGACCACGAGCCAGTTGGCCCCCGCGGAGAAGTGACTCTGGCCGGTGAATCCGATGAGGAGATGCTCGCCGAGTCCGGCGAGGTCGGCCGCCAGCGAGGTGACCTGCTCCCCGCCCGGCTCGTGACCGATCTCGAGCAGGCCGCCGAGCTGCGCCGGATAGTGATCCTGAAGTCCGGTGGGCAGCCCCATCAGCCGCGCCTCGAGGTCCCTCGCCACCGCGGCACGTTCGGCCGGCGTCCGGGTGAGGGCTCCGTGGAGAGCCACCTCCGCGGCGGCGAGCAAGGCGACAGTCAGAGCGGAGCTCGCCCCCAGTCCCCCGCCGCGCGGCGACGCGCTGGCGATTTCGACTCCGAACGACGGTAGCTTC contains these protein-coding regions:
- a CDS encoding glycosyltransferase family 2 protein → MSDLAIILVHYRTPELLTEAVRALRRDLEISGLRAEIVVVDNGSEPADRSAWDELPLRRIDPGANLGYAGGVRCGVEGTSAARIIAMNPDVLVAPGCLASLHAELERGTAAAGPQFYWDHDQRVFLPPTEARSVPAELRAALARRFPAAPLLSGAARKAWRRHARRHWQATEPFVSSSLSGALIAFRRDAWAKVGPFDEAFRLYFEETDWLLRLRAAGLASRFVPAAHAVHLYAQSSVREPSATAWFAEAEKIFRRRHFGAGVAQLLEALAAAPRPPRRAAGRAPDAVPAASAALALPGLFAAGDTAWVEMALAAGGFPAAGERLARPTPDWQMPEEIWRRLPPGELWIRAVDARGRESAPVHLVRDDTAQAR
- a CDS encoding glycosyltransferase family 4 protein → MTYLLDRPELGGGTKVVAQQARLLADRGHQLTVAAEGPRPAWLAPWFASRSRPALRYLDLSQPEARLPSQDLIVATFWTTLARADALQAGPVAHFCQGFEEDLVHLAPQREAIREAYRRPLPALVVAPHLGRRLAEQFGRESRLAPAPADLTVRRPLRFGPRRLPWVALCGIFEAEVKGIRTGLEAFGGLAGRSARLLRISALPCSEAERELGQADRYLTAVAPGEALRALAGCDLLLFTSLPGEGLGLPLLEAMQLGVPVVASRLAGVEFLTAQGGAVLVEPGDAGAFAAGAQSLLDSPAAWRAQRRKGIAAARRFSPAGVAVEVERALAWAAGAERASA
- a CDS encoding ABC transporter permease, encoding MHHGFLLKELVRRDLQSRYRGSLFGFLWAFVHPLWQLALLWVVFSVILKVPIVGERTASFPVFLFSGLVPWLGFAEAVQRASTAVVDHSGLVRKLRFPSELLVVSNVISALVHQFVALAIFAVWQAVAGEPAWGRLPWLLFGLAAQICLALGLGWAAAALQVFFRDVSQAIGIGMQAWFYLTPIVYPFTLVPESLRPWIALNPMATTVQAFRTVLLGSAPPEASAAFALVGIALAVLGTGWALFRRLRPAFADEL
- a CDS encoding helix-turn-helix transcriptional regulator — translated: MGQLPEIRQVQLVGMKIRQLRKERHLTQTELSAKLGIQQSDLSRMEKGEYRVSLDTLFKVLAEFRIGVGEFFEDVSRETVSPRDLRLLNDFHALDPTAQEEIEGYIHERKRPVRSARREPVLLS